DNA sequence from the Candidatus Planktophila sulfonica genome:
CTGCTGGAGTTCCGCAAGGAATGAATCCACTTGAAGCTCTGCGCAAAACAGTGGCACACCTGAAGTCTCCAAAGATTGAAGGGCTTCCAACTCTTACAGGTGGCCTTGTTGGATATATGGGATATGACTCTGTGCGCAGACTAGAAAAGATTTCAAACCTTTCAACAAAGGATATCGATCTGCCAGAAATCGCATTTATGTTAACGAGTGATTTAGCCGTGATGGATCACAGCGAAGGAACCATCACGTTGATTGCAAATGCCATTAACTGGGATGGCTCAAACGAACGTATCGATGAATCCTATGCAGATGCGGTATCTCGTCTTGATCGCATGCAAGCAGAACTTCTGGCACCCCTTGCTGGAGATGTCTCAAAGATTCCGGCAAAGACAGCGCCTCAATTTGATCGCAACATGAGCGCCGAAGAATTCATGTCTAAGGTAGAAATTGCCAAAGAAGAGATTCGCGCGGGCGAAGCTTTCCAAATAGTTCTTTCGCAGCGATTCTCAATGCCATGCGCAGCCGATGCACTCGATGTATATCGCATGCTTCGTCTCAATAATCCAAGCCCATATATGTACCTCTTCAGATTTGAAGATGGAATCGAAGTCGTTGGTTCAAGCCCGGAAGCGCTCGTCAAGGTAACTGGTACCGAAGTAATGGTCCATCCAATCGCTGGAACACGTCGTCGTTCTGCATCCGTTGAAGAAGATATTCGCCTTGGAGAAGAGCTTCTTGCCGATCCTAAAGAGCGAGCAGAGCACTTGATGCTCGTTGACTTAGGTCGAAATGATCTTGGCCGTGTCTGCGCACCCGGAAGCGTTGAAGTAATCGACTTCATGCACATTGAACGTTACTCACACGTTATGCATATTGTTTCCACAGTCATCGGAAAGCTTGGAAAAGATTCCACTCCTATAGATGCGCTCTTCTCAGTCTTTCCAGCCGGAACACTTTCTGGAGCACCTAAACCACGCGCTATGGAGATTATCGAAACTCTCGAACCAACTCGTCGCGGACTTTATGGCGGCGCTATTGGTTACTTCGACTTCACTGGAAATATTGATGCCTGTATTGCCATTCGTACTGCACTGCTTCACAAGGGGACTGCATATGTTCAAGCGGGAGCAGGACTCGTCGCAGATTCAGATCCAGCATCTGAAAATGAAGAGACTCTCAACAAGGCAGCTGCCGTTCTTGGCGCAATCACGGCTGCTAATGAATTGAAGCGCAGCTAATGTTCAAATTAGGACTCTCCCTCTTCCTTGTCTCCGTTATAGCGATTGCGCTCAGTCGAAGAATTCGTCTCTCTGCACGCTACGAGCGCGAACCCAAGAAGCTCACGCCATGGAATGCAATGGATAAGGGAATAGATCCAACAGAGGACCGCACATGAGCGTTCTTGATTCCATCATCGAAGGCGTTCGCGAAGATCTTGCCGCTCGTCGCATTCCACTGGGGCAAATTCATAAGCGTATGGAAGAGACTGCGCCGGCACTTGATGCGCATTCATTCCTTTCTCGCGACGATATGAATGTGATTGCAGAAGTAAAGCGTTCATCTCCAAGCAAGGGAGAACTTGCCACAATCACCGACCCAGCTTCTCTTGCTGGGCAATATCAAGAAGCAGGCGCTGCTGCTGTCAGCGTTCTGACCGAACGCCGTCGCTTCGGTGGCTCACTCGAAGATCTCGACGCCGTGCGAAAGCGCATCACAATTCCCGTGCTTCGCAAAGATTTTATGGTCGATGAATATCAATTCTTAGAAGCGCGCGCACATGGCGCAGATATCGTTCTTCTTATCGTGGCTGCACTTTCAAAGAGCCAGCTCAGAGATTTCTACGATCTTGCAACTGAATTAGGAATGGCTTCTCTCATTGAAGTACATACCGCGCAAGAACTCGAGAGCGCGATGGATATCGAACCGCGCATCATCGGAGTTAATTCACGGAATCTGAAAACCCTCGATGTCGATAGCGCCGCATTTGCAGACCTCATTCCGCGTATCCCAGCTGATGTGATTCGGGTCGCCGAATCAGGTATCGCAACTCGCTCAGACGTTGAGTTCGCTCAGAACGCTGGTGCAACAGCGATCTTGGTCGGGGAAACTCTTGTGAAATCTGGGAATCCAATTTCCGCCATGCAGGAACTACTGGGTCGCAGGTAGTCTTTCGCCATGACGACTGTCGATGATCTCGCAGGACACTTTGGCCCCTATGGCGGTCGCTTCGTTCCTGAAGCTCTCATCGGGGCGCTTGAAGAACTCGATGCTGCTCGCATCAAAGCGCAGACAGATCCAACATTTATTGAAGAGTTAGCTGAACTACACCGTACATACACGGGTCGCCCAAGCATCATCACCGAAGCTAAGCGTTTTGGCGAACATGCTGGGGGAGCGGGCATTCTTCTTAAGCGCGAAGATCTCAATCACACCGGCAGCCACAAGATTAATAACGTGCTTGGTCAAGCACTCCTTACAAAGCGCATGGGCAAGAAGCGCATCATCGCTGAAACTGGTGCGGGACAACATGGCGTTGCATCTGCAACTGCTGCAGCTCTGATGGGTCTTGAGTGCGTTGTATACATGGGCGAAGAAGATACAAAGCGACAGGCTCTCAATGTTGCTCGTATGAAATTGTTAGGCGCAGAAGTAGTTCCCGTCACTTCAGGTTCGCGCACACTCAAAGATGCAATCAACGAAGCAATGCGCGACTGGGTTACCAATGTTGAAACTACTCACTACATGCTCGGAACCGTTGCCGGTCCGCATCCTTTCCCATCTATGGTCCGCGATTTCCATAAGATCATCGGCGAAGAATCTCGCGAACAAGTTCTCGCACTGACGGGCCGACTTCCTGACGCAGTTCTTGCCTGCGTTGGCGGAGGCTCTAACGCAATCGGAATCTTCCATCGTTTTATTGGTGATAAAGATGTCCGTCTCATTGGACTCGAAGCCGCTGGAGATGGTGTTGAAACTGGACGCCATGCGGCAACTATCACGGGTGGATCACCAGGCGTTCTTCATGGAAACCGCACATATGTTCTGCAGGATGAAAATGGTCAGACCATTGAATCTCACTCAATCTCTGCGGGCTTGGATTACCCAGGCGTTGGCCCAGAACATGCTTATCTTCACGACATTGGCCGCGCCGAATATCGTGCAGTCACTGACGCGGAAGCGATGCATGCATTTGCACTTCTCTGTAAGACTGAAGGAATCATCCCTGCAATCGAAACAGCGCACGCTCTTGCTGGCGCGCTTCAAGTAGGAAATGAATTAGGCAAGGATGCAATCATCTTGATCAATCTCTCTGGGCGCGGAGATAAAGATGTTCACACAGCAGCGCAATACTTTGGAATTCCTCTCTAAATGACAACTGCTCTCGATGATCTCTTCGTAAAAACTCGCGCCGAAAATCGCGCTGCGCTCATCGCATATATCCCTGCAGGTTTTCCCAGCATCGAAGGTTGCAAGAAAGTCATTCAAGCTTTTGTCGATGGCGGAGTCGATGCCATCGAAATCGGATTTCCCTACAGCGACCCAGTTATGGATGGCCCAACGATTCAAGCAGCAGCTGATCAATCACTTGCTCAAGGCACTGGCGCTAAAGAAGTTTTTGAAGCTCTGAAAGTTGCCACCGATGCGGGTGTTCCAGCAGTTGTAATGACGTACTGGAATCCCATTGAAAAGTACGGCGTCGAGAAGTTTGCTCAGTCGATTTCAGATAATGGTGGGTCTGGCGTTATTACCCCCGACCTCACCATTGAAGAATCTGCACCTTGGAAAGATGCTGTTGAAAAGAGTGCAATCAATCCGATCTATGTTGTCGCACCGAGTACAACTGACTCTCGTCTGCCTCAAGTGACTTCACGCTGTGGAGGATTTATCTACGCTGCTAGCTTGATGGGCGTTACCGGAACACGCACCACAGTCTCATCCGGAGCACCTGACTTAGTCGCACGAATCCGTAAGACATCTCAACTTCCTATCGCGGTGGGACTCGGAGTTTCTACGCGCGAACAAGCTAAAGGTGTTGCAGGTTATGCCGACGGTGTCATCGTGGGTTCAGCATTTATTAAAGCCTTACTCGATGCACCTGATGAAGCAACAGGTTTGGAAGCGGTAAAGAACCTTGCCAGCGAATTATCGTTAGGAGTACGTGAAGGTCGATGAAGAAATATCTTCCATGGATTGGACTGGTGGCCCGCCTCGTTCTAGGCGGAACCCTGATTGTTGCCGGATACCTAAAATTTGATGAGCTCGATAAGTCGCAGATGGCAGTTCGCGCTTACGAACTTCTTCCGATCCCGCTAGCGAATTTCATGGGCGTCTTCCTCCCATTCTTTGAATTAGCTGTCGGAATTCTTCTTGTCTTAGGTGCTGCAACTCGTCTATCTGCTCTCGCAAGCGGGTTACTGATGTTCGCCTTCATGATTGGAATCTCACAAGCATGGGCACGCGGACTTTCCATCGATTGCGGCTGCTTCGGCGGCGGGGGACAGGTTGACCCAGGTGAGGCGGATTACTTAACACCGCTACTGCGCGACACGGGCCTCACACTGCTTGCCGTGTACCTAACTCTCTTCCCACACACTAAATTTGGTCTCGATGAAGAACCGAAATCTCTCACCCAACCAGGAGAAGGCAATAATGACTAAACAACAACCAGGCAAAGATAACTTCACTCGCAATCTCGTTGTTGCAGTAGTTGTAGGCGTACTTCTCATCATGTTGGTACCAACACTTCTTTCGAAGCAGACAGATTCATCTGCAAAGACTCCAGCAAGCGTTTCAGCTGATCGCGGTTACGGAATCGTCTTCAATGACGAACTTACGGGTGTTCCGGTAATCGATATCTATGAAGATTTCCAATGCCCGGTCTGTGCGCAATTTGAAGGCCTCCAGGGCGATTACATTGAATCCCTTATCGCTGATAAGAAGGCAACTGTTGTTTATCACACCCTTTCATTCCTCGGACAAGAATCTGTGAACGCTGCAAATGCAGCAGCATGTTCAGCTGATGAAGGAAAGTTCTTGCAATACCACCGCGCTCTGTACTCAAATCAGCCAGCTGAAAATACCGGCGTCTGGTCAACCGATGTACTTGTAGTACTTGGTCAGGCCGCAGGCATCACATCGAAGAAGTTCTCATCATGCGTTAATGACATGGCATACCAGGGCTGGGTATCAAATGCTGCAGCTGCCGGAGCCAAGGCAAATGTAAATTCAACTCCAACCGTCTTTATCAACGGTAAAGAGATTGATCGCAATGGCGAATACTTCAACGCCGATAAGTTCAAGGCAGCAGTCGAACGCGGATAAATATGAAGTACGCCTTCCCAACTCCGACAACGTCGGCAGTTGAGATTGGTCCGCTGACTGTTCACTTTTACGCACTCTGCATCATTGCGGCAATCGCCGTAGCAATTTGGGTCGCTGACAAACGCTTTACTTCTGCGCACTCGGGCGTCGAGGGCGTTGTCGGCGATATTGCTGTCATCGCTGTTCCTTCTGGAGTTATTGGTGGACGGCTCTATCACGTCCTTACATCTCCAGAAAATTACTTTGGAAGTAATGGATCAATCTCTAACGTCTTTAAAATCTGGGAAGGCGGTCTCGGAATTTGGGGCGCTATCGCACTCGGTGCAGGTGGTGCCTATCTGGCATATAGAAAGCGCGCTCAGCAGATTCAACTTCCACCATTTTCAGAGTTTGCTGGCGCACTGGCTCCAGGGTTACTGCTTGCACAAGCGATTGGTCGTTGGGGCAATTGGTTTAATGGCGAACTCTTTGGACGCCCACTCACTGCGCCGTGGGCCCTCGAGATTCCTCAATATCTTCGCCCAGATGGTTTTAGAGAGTTCTCAACTTTTCATCCCACATTTCTCTACGAATCGATCTGGTGCGCTGTCCTTGCGATCGTCTTGATTTGTCTCACCCCTCGTCTTTCTGGGAGCTCCATCTTCGCTCTCTACTTCTGCGGATACAGTCTTGGGCGATTCTTCATCGAGGGACTTCGCATAGATGAAGCGCATGCCCTGGGTGGTCTTCGTCTCAATCAATATGTTGCCGCGCTGATTTTTGCTGCAGGGCTCGTTGCCTTCAGCCGAATTATGCGACGCACGAGGTAGGCTAGAAATATGGCGCTCGAAGATGTCTATCAACGCAATCTCCACCACCGCACTCATCGTGCGGGTTGGTTGCGCGCCGCCGTTCTTGGCGCAAATGATGGGCTCGTCTCAACAGCAAGCTTGATGATTGGCGTTGCTGCGGCGCGAAGCGAACAGAGTTTTCTAGTAACTGCAGGTGCTGCAGGAATTGCAGCAGGTGCGATGTCGATGGCTGTTGGAGAATATGTCTCAGTACGTTCTCAAAATGATATTGAAGAATCAGATCGACTTCTTGAAATCGAACACCTTGCCATCGATCCTGAGGGTGAGTTTGAGGAACTCGTACATATTTATATTGAACGCGGATTAACTCGCGAACTTGCAGTGCAAGTTGTCACCGAGATGCATAAGAAAGATCCACTTGAAGCACATTTGCGTGATGAGCTCGGCCAATTTCCCCACACCAAGGCACGTCCAGTTCAAGCAGCAGTTGCTTCGGCTTGCGCATTCACTGCAGGCGGGTTGGTTCCATTTGCCGGAGCATTTGCTCCGACTGCCGGCGCCGCGGCTTCGAGCATTATTGGGTTCACACTTGTTGGTTTACTTGCAACAGGCATCATCAGCGCCAAGACTGCTGGATCAAAGATTCTCATCCCTACTTTGCGCGTGATGGCCGGTGGCTGCCTCGGTATGGCAATCACCGCTGGAATCGGCCAGCTCTTGCATGTGAGTGGCATCTAGCCCACCCCCTTGCTACCCTTTCGCTACTGATTTACCGTTTCACCCACGCTTCACCGGGCCAAAGTTGTCCCTTTTGATTCACTAAAAAAGGACAACGGGTTATGGCACTTTCATCGAACTATCCCGCAGCGCAAGGTCTCTACGATCCTGCAAACGAACACGATGCATGCGGCGTCGCGATGGTGGCTACCCTCAATAAAGTTGCAACGCACGAAATCGTAGAGAAGGCGCTCACCGCCCTTCGCAATCTCGAACACCGTGGTGCATCAGGAGCTGAACCTGATTCAGGTGACGGTGCAGGAATCCTGATTCGCGTTCCCGATGCTTTCTATCGCGCAGAAACAAAGTTTGATTTACCAGCTGAAGGTTCATATGCCACCGGTATCGCATTTATTGCACAAGGTGCAGATGTCACAGCAGAAATAGCAAAGATTGCAGAAGAAGAAGGCCTCACCATTCTTGGTTGGCGCGAACTTCCGATTAACGCTTCTTCACTAGGAAAGACTGCAGTTTCAGTGATGCCCCAGTTCGAGCAACTCTTTGTTGCTGGCAAAAACGGCGAATCCGGAATTGTTCTCGATCGCTTAGCTTTCGCTCTTCGTAAGCGCGCAGAACACGCTCTCGATCTCTACTTCCCATCACTTTCTTCTCAGACAATTGTCTACAAGGGAATGCTTACAACTGGTCAGCTGGAAGAGTTCTTCCCCGATCTCAGCGATGTGCGCGTTGTCTCTCCACTTGCACTCGTTCACTCACGCTTTTCAACAAATACCTTCCCTTCTTGGCCGCTGGCGCACCCTTACCGCTTTATTGCACACAACGGTGAAATCAATACCGTTAAGGGAAACCGTAACTGGATGCGCGCCCGCGAATCACTTCTTGAAAGCGATTTGATTGGTGGAGATCTCAAGCGACTCTTCCCAATCGTTGAAATGTCAGGTTCGGACTCTGCTTCTTTCGATGAAGTTCTCGAGCTTCTCTATCTTGGTGGTCGTTCACTTCCACATGCAGTTTTGATGATGATTCCAGAAGCGTGGGAGAACCATGCAACGATGTCTGCAAAGCGTCGCGAATTTTATGCATTCCATGCTTCCCTCATGGAGCCATGGGATGGTCCTGCATGTGTGACATTTACCGATGGACATCAAGTAGGTGCAGTTCTCGATCGCAACGGGCTTCGTCCGTCACGTTTCTGGGTAACCGATGACGGTCTCGTAGTTCTTGCATCAGAAGTTGGTGTTTTGGATTTCCCTGCAGAAAAGATTGTCCGTAAGGGCCGTCTACAACCAGGCAAGATGTTCTTAGTTGATATCGAAGCAGGACGCATCATCGAAGATGATGAAATCAAGGATTCTCTTGCAGATGCTGCTCCATATGGCACATGGCTCAAAGATGGAATGATCAAGCTTTCCGATCTTCCATCACGCGAACACATTGTGTACCCACATAAATCGGTTATTCGTCGCCAAAAAGCATTCGGCTATACAGAAGAAGAAATCAAGATCATCGTCACACCGATGGCAAAGGGTGGGGGAGAAGCACTTGGTTCTATGGGAACCGATACTCCAATTGCTGCGCTCTCTGCTAAGCCACGACTTCTCTTTGATTACTTCACACAGCTCTTTGCACAGGTTACAAACCCACCACTCGATGCAATCCGTGAAGAGTTGGTAACAAGCCTTGGCGGATCAATTGGTCCAGAGCACAACTTGCTCGATCCAGGCCCAGAATCTTGCAAGCAGATCTCTCTTGCATTCCCAGTTATTGATAATGATGAACTTGCAAAAATTATTCACGTTAACGCAGATGATGACTATCCAGAGCTCGAGGCATATGTTGTTCGTGGCCTATTCCCAGTAACAGGAGATGGAAACACACTTCGTACTCGCCTTGAAGAAATCAAGCGCGAAGTTTCAGATGCAATTTCCAATGGCGCACGCGTCATTGTTCTCTCTGACCGCGATGGCGATGCAGAAGATTGCCCAATTCCATCACTCCTACTTACAGCAGCAGTCCACCACCACCTCATCCGCGAGAAGACACGTACCAAGGTCGGTCTCGTTGTTGAAGCTGGCGATGTGCGCGAAGTTCATCATGTTGCTCTTCTTATTGGTTACGGCGCAGCAGCGGTAAACCCATATCTTGTTATGGAGACTGCAGAAGATCTCGTCAATCAAGGAATCATCACAGGCATTGCTCCTGAAAAGGCAGTTCGCAATGTCATCAAGGCGCTCGGTAAGGGTGTTCTTAAGGTGATGTCCAAGATGGGTATCTCAACTATCGCTTCTTACACAGGCGCGCAGGTATTTGAAGCGATCGGTCTCGCACAAGATGTTGTCGACGAATTCTTCGTTGGAACAACGTCACGACTTGGTGGCGTCGATCTCGATGTGATTGCAGAAGAGACCATTAAGCGCCACCACTTTGCATACCCTGTAGGCGGAGAAATTCCTGGCGCAAAGCGTCTTGCTGTAGGTGGCGAGTACCAGTGGCGTCGCGATGGCGAACCACACTTGTTCAACCCTGAAACTGTCTTTGCGCTTCAGCACTCAACTCGTAATAAGCGTTATGACATCTTCAAGCGCTACACAGATAAGGTCAATGATCAGAGCAAAACGCTCATGACTCTACGCGGACTCTTCAAATTTAAAGATAGAGAACGCGCACCAATTTCTATCGATGAAGTCGAGCCAATCTCTGAAATCGTAAAGCGCTTCTCAACTGGTGCGATGTCATACGGTTCTGTTTCACAAGAAGTTCACGAAACACTTGCCATCGCTATGAATCGTTTGGGCGCAAAGTCCAATACCGGCGAAGGTGGAGAAGATCCTGCTCGCTTTATTCCCATGGCAAATGGTGACTCTAAGAAGAGCGCAATCAAGCAGGTTGCATCTGGTCGTTTCGGTGTAACCAGTAATTACCTCATCAATGCAACAGATATTCAGATCAAGATCGCACAAGGAGCGAAGCCTGGCGAAGGCGGACAGCTTCCTGGCTACAAGGTCTATCCATGGGTAGCGAAAGCTCGTTACTCAACTCCGGGTGTGGGACTTATTTCTCCACCACCTCACCACGATATTTATTCGATTGAAGATCTTGCTCAATTGATTCACGACCTTAAGAACGCAAATAAGGATGCACGTGTCCACGTCAAACTTGTTGCTGAAGTTGGCGTCGGAACAGTTGCAGCTGGTGTTTCAAAGGCGCATGCAGACGTTGTCTTGATTTCAGGTCACGATGGCGGAACTGGTGCATCACCTCTGACATCTCTTAAGCACGCTGGTGCTCCTTGGGAGCTCGGCCTTGCTGAGACGCAACAGACTCTTCTTCTCAACAACTTGCGTGATCGCATCGTTGTTCAGGCAGATGGCCAGCTCAAGACAGGTCGCGATGTTGTTATCGCAGCACTTCTTGGCGCTGAAGAATATGGATTTGCAACAGCTCCACTCGTTGTTTCAGGTTGCATCATGATGCGCGTCTGCCACTTAGATACATGTCCAGTCGGCGTCGCAACACAGAATCCAGAGCTTCGCAAAAAGTTCTCCGGAAAGCCTGAATTCGTTGAAACCTTCTTCGAATACATCGCAGAGGAAGTTCGCGAAATCTTGGCTTCCCTTGGTTTCCGCACATTGCAAGAAGCAATCGGACATGTCGAATATCTCGATACTCGCGATGCCGTCGATCACTGGAAGGCGAGCGGTCTTGATCTCTCTCCACTTCTTGTTCGTCCAGATGTTGATTCACCACTACACAACACAACGAAGCAGGATCACGGTTTAGCTGCAGCGCTCGATAACCAGCTCATCGAACTTTCGAAGGCAGCCCTTGAAAAGAAGGAAGCTGTTCGAATCGATCTTCCTGTCCGTAACGTGAACCGCACCGTCGGAACGATGTTGGGCGCCGAAGTTACTCGTCGCTATGGCGCCGAAGGACTTCCTGTCGGAACAATCGATGTCACTCTGCATGGTTCAGCGGGTCAATCACTCGGTGCATTCTTGCCACAAGGTGTATCAATCCGCCTCTACGGTGATTCAAATGACTATGTCGGCAAGGGCATCTCTGGTGGACGCGTTGTTGTTCGCCCAGATGAGAAGGCAACCTTTAAATCCGAGAAGAACGTCATCGCAGGAAACGTCATTGGCTATGGCGCAACATCAGGTGACATCTTCATCCGTGGTTTAGCTGGAGAACGTTTCTGTGTACGTAACTCAGGAGCCATTGCAGTCGTCGAAGGCGTGGGCGATCACGCACTCGAATACATGACTGGCGGAACTGTTGTCATCCTCGGACAGACTGGTCGCAATATTGCAGCAGGTATGTCCGGTGGTCGCGCATTTGTTCTCGATCTCAATACAGCAGTGGTTAACACCGAGATGGTTGATATCTTGGCTGTTCCTGCAGATCAACGCGAGAATCTCAAAGCAATCGTCTCTTCATTCCATGTTGAGACTGGTTCAGAAGTCGCAGCAGCGTTACTTTCTAACTGGGATACAGAAATCTCACGCTTCTCACTCATCATGCCTCGCGATTACGCAAAGGTACTTGCAGCAATTGAGCGTGCAACTAAAGAAGGTTTACCAGTCGATGAATACATCATGGAGGTAGCAGCAAATGGCTGATCCAAAGGGTTTTATGACCACACCTCGCGAGACTCCAAAGCGACGTCCCGTAGATATTCGTATTCAAGATTGGCGTGAAGTCTACGAACCGCAATCTTTCGAGCACTTGCAGAAGCAAGCTGGTCGTTGCATGGATTGCGGCATTCCTTTCTGTCATAACGGTTGCCCGCTCGGTAACCTCATCCCAGAATGGAATGACCTCATCTATCGTGGAGATAAGAACGAGGCAATTGATCGTCTTCACGCAACAAATAACTTCCCAGAGTTCACAGGTCGCCTCTGTCCAGCTCCTTGCGAAACCGCATGTGTTGTTGGAATTAACCGCGATGCAGTCACCATTAAGCAGGTCGAACTTCGCACCATTGAAGAGGCATTCGATGCCAACAATGTGAAGCCGCTTGCACCAGACCGTCTCTCTGGAAAGACAATCGCAGTCATTGGTTCAGGTCCTGCAGGACTTGCAGCAGCGCAACAACTCACACGCGCAGGTCACACAGTTGCCGTCTACGAGCGCGCTGAGAAAATCG
Encoded proteins:
- the gltB gene encoding glutamate synthase large subunit, translating into MALSSNYPAAQGLYDPANEHDACGVAMVATLNKVATHEIVEKALTALRNLEHRGASGAEPDSGDGAGILIRVPDAFYRAETKFDLPAEGSYATGIAFIAQGADVTAEIAKIAEEEGLTILGWRELPINASSLGKTAVSVMPQFEQLFVAGKNGESGIVLDRLAFALRKRAEHALDLYFPSLSSQTIVYKGMLTTGQLEEFFPDLSDVRVVSPLALVHSRFSTNTFPSWPLAHPYRFIAHNGEINTVKGNRNWMRARESLLESDLIGGDLKRLFPIVEMSGSDSASFDEVLELLYLGGRSLPHAVLMMIPEAWENHATMSAKRREFYAFHASLMEPWDGPACVTFTDGHQVGAVLDRNGLRPSRFWVTDDGLVVLASEVGVLDFPAEKIVRKGRLQPGKMFLVDIEAGRIIEDDEIKDSLADAAPYGTWLKDGMIKLSDLPSREHIVYPHKSVIRRQKAFGYTEEEIKIIVTPMAKGGGEALGSMGTDTPIAALSAKPRLLFDYFTQLFAQVTNPPLDAIREELVTSLGGSIGPEHNLLDPGPESCKQISLAFPVIDNDELAKIIHVNADDDYPELEAYVVRGLFPVTGDGNTLRTRLEEIKREVSDAISNGARVIVLSDRDGDAEDCPIPSLLLTAAVHHHLIREKTRTKVGLVVEAGDVREVHHVALLIGYGAAAVNPYLVMETAEDLVNQGIITGIAPEKAVRNVIKALGKGVLKVMSKMGISTIASYTGAQVFEAIGLAQDVVDEFFVGTTSRLGGVDLDVIAEETIKRHHFAYPVGGEIPGAKRLAVGGEYQWRRDGEPHLFNPETVFALQHSTRNKRYDIFKRYTDKVNDQSKTLMTLRGLFKFKDRERAPISIDEVEPISEIVKRFSTGAMSYGSVSQEVHETLAIAMNRLGAKSNTGEGGEDPARFIPMANGDSKKSAIKQVASGRFGVTSNYLINATDIQIKIAQGAKPGEGGQLPGYKVYPWVAKARYSTPGVGLISPPPHHDIYSIEDLAQLIHDLKNANKDARVHVKLVAEVGVGTVAAGVSKAHADVVLISGHDGGTGASPLTSLKHAGAPWELGLAETQQTLLLNNLRDRIVVQADGQLKTGRDVVIAALLGAEEYGFATAPLVVSGCIMMRVCHLDTCPVGVATQNPELRKKFSGKPEFVETFFEYIAEEVREILASLGFRTLQEAIGHVEYLDTRDAVDHWKASGLDLSPLLVRPDVDSPLHNTTKQDHGLAAALDNQLIELSKAALEKKEAVRIDLPVRNVNRTVGTMLGAEVTRRYGAEGLPVGTIDVTLHGSAGQSLGAFLPQGVSIRLYGDSNDYVGKGISGGRVVVRPDEKATFKSEKNVIAGNVIGYGATSGDIFIRGLAGERFCVRNSGAIAVVEGVGDHALEYMTGGTVVILGQTGRNIAAGMSGGRAFVLDLNTAVVNTEMVDILAVPADQRENLKAIVSSFHVETGSEVAAALLSNWDTEISRFSLIMPRDYAKVLAAIERATKEGLPVDEYIMEVAANG